A window of Hordeum vulgare subsp. vulgare chromosome 5H, MorexV3_pseudomolecules_assembly, whole genome shotgun sequence genomic DNA:
CCgctcgaaccaggactaatgctaacattagtcccggttcataatggaaccgggactaatgtgtaaatcgagctgggacgaaagccctgttttctactagtgtaataAGTATACAATTTGGCCGCTTAATATATGGAGAATGTTCGAACCCTAATCATCATACCTTCACATAATTCTGTCATGAAGGATAATCAGAGATGTACGGGCAGATAATCGGAGCTTTAGCACATACTTGAACGAAACCTATAAACCATTCAAATCTTCTAAACAACATCATCTGAATATGTTACCGATTATGCTGATTGCATGGTTCTTTTTTCCGTGATGGATTTAATTAATTTGAAGGATCGAGAATAGAGTTGGGATCAACATGTCACCAGTCCGCAGTTCGTTCACAGGGCAACCTCACTATTAGAGACAGAAAAACACATCCTCCTTCGTTGCATTGTTTGAAGATTATTAGGAGATAATACACTGCAGAATAAAGAAATCAATCGAATTAGTAGAAAATTTTGACAAATATTTGGTGAGCTCTGTACACCCATTGTTTTCACGCCGGCTCGGCCACTTACTAAATCTGCTCCTATCCATACAACATAATCAAGTCTAGACATGCTGAATTGGATGGGCATGCACATGGTGAATTTATTTTTAATCAGACGCTAAGTATAaagagattttttttggatttctcATAAGACCAACTGACTGGAAATAAATCAGGGAATTAAAAAAATGAGGGCAGGTTACTTGCCTGTGGAGATTGAAATGGACAACCGAGGACCAACTTGACGACATCAAACAGGTAAATCTTTGTGCCACCAGTCCTTTGAAGGTTCATGGGCAAAGCGTCGTCCCGCCGGTGTCATTGGCTGCCATGTAACCATCATACATGCCGCGGCTAGACAACATCTACCACGTATATGTATGCAGTCGCATGGACATGCTGGCCTCTGCACGAAGTATGCCTACTTATAATGCTGAAAATTAACCGCTTGGATACACGGGTACACACACAGCAGATCGAGACGGATAGAGAAGAAGCAATTTGGGGGAGCAACCAACGTTGTACACATGGGGAAGAGGAGAGATCGCATGCTGCTTTGTCCGGCGGCTAGGGCTGACATTTTTGTTTTATGGTTGAGAGATTGAACGACTTTGGATGATGGGAGAGAGGTACATGCGAGAGAGatacctgttttttgtgtgtgactCGATTGGATCACGGGAGAGAGATATATGTGTTCTTTTGGATGGTTACGACTTTGGATGATGGGAGAGAGGTACATGCGAGAGAgatacctgttttttttgtgtgtgtggctCGATTGGATCACGGGAGAGAGATATGTGTTTTTTTCCGGTGAGTTGATCTACAACGTAATAATTTGGTCCCATCATATTAATGGCTCGTAAAATCTAATTAATGTTGTAATTTTTTGGAAGTCTCAAATTAGTATAATTATAGATTAAAGAGGTAATAACACCAACATGGTGCCCAAACTTGCGAGCGATGTTCACTTTGGTGCCCGAACTTGAAAAATACACCGAATCGATTCCAAAACTTGGCAATATGATTCAAATACGGTTCATATCACGTCTAGATACGTATGTATTGCTGACTAGAGATGCCAGCATGGCGCACGGCTCACTTGCAGTGCCGGATAGACGGACACAAAGAGTGTATCTCACTGATCATCGGGTCCCACCTGTTAGTATACAACTATAATAAACAAAAAAATGGTTAGGCTGGGATTCCAACTAGGGGAGTGTGCTCCATGAAAGACCTGCGTAACCACTTTCACGAGGTAAAATTATTGCCTATTCATCGTCACTAGCACAGTTGATCTACCTGACAAGACCGTTGAGTTAAATGGTGTAAAGTTAGTGCAACCCATTTTCCACCTattagttatttatttatttttggaaaTTACAAGAAATTCAGGTAGTATATAAAGTGTTCATGCTTTTAGGAAATGCATTTCTAGTTGTAAAAAGTGTCCATATATTTTAATAAAGTAAATGTGTTTGTCAAAAGATATATTTTtgaatgaaaataatttttaaaatatccataaatatatatataacaGCCTAGTGTGACCCAATGATCTTATATATTCTTATATTTAAATTAACACATTTTAAACTATACATACATTTTTATAGTTAAAAAAACATTTTAAGACAACAAGATTCTAGATTTATCTTGGTTACTATTACAATATTTTATCTATGTTCTAAAATTTCTAAAAACGAAAAAAGGACACATGTGGAAGGGTGACATAAAAAGGAAAAAGACTAAAATTCTAAAACGGAGCACGTGGATATATCTTTTAAAATTGAAGATTTTAAAAATTAGATGAACAATTCAAAATGTATACATTTTGGAAAAttgtaaaattattttattatataCAAAAATTCTTTTAAAAATTTCGACAACGGTTTATTAATTGTTTATTATTATGTAAATTTTCATGAATTTTTAAAATTAAATTTTATGTTTTCTTAATATTGTTATTATAGGTTGAATACTTTTGTAATTGCTAATGAAGGAAAATAACTAACACGTGAAAAATGGATGGCATTGATTGCAACCCATTTAACTCCACGGTGTAGTTAGTTAAATAAACAGGAGCAGTGCATAGTACACAACAAACTTATTTTGATTATGTGGTTGGCGCGGGTCATTGATAGCATACAGGTCGCTGTTCGAATACCGgggtatctttattttttattaatttcaaTTGTTCACTGGCAGGTGGGACCTGATGGTAATTGAGTCGTACACATTTTCTATGTTAGTTTGTCCGTCGCTGCAAATGGGTCCCGCGCCATGTTGACATGCCTAGTCAGCAACACATATGTATCTAAATGTGATTTGAACCGTATTTGAACCATACAACCAAGTTATAGAACCGGATCAATGTATTTTCCAAGTTTAGACATCAAAGTGATCATCGATGGCAAGTTTAGGTACTACAAGTGTTATTACCTCTAGATTAAACGCGTGAGTTCATACGTGTGTCAAATGGCAGGTGACAGATGGAGATGGGTCAAAGGACGACAACAACCCGCGGTGGGCGCGCAGGGCGGTGACCGTGGAAGACCACATGATCGTCCCGACGCTTGATCCCGCAGCTGTGAAGGCCGACCCGGACCGGGCCGTGgaggacttgttggaaatatgccctagaggcaataataaattagttattattatatttcttagttcatgataatcgtttattatccattctataattgtattgattggaaacacaatacttgtgtgaatacatagacaaaatactgtccctagtaagcctctagttgactagctcgttgatcaaagatggtcaaggtttcctggccataggcaagtgttgtcacttgataacgggatcacatcattaggagaatcatgtgatggactagacccaaactaatagacgtagcatgttgatcgtgtcattttgttgctactgttttctgcgtgtcaagtatttgttcctatgaccatgagatcatataactcacggacaccggaggaatgctttgtgtgtatcaaacgtcgcaacgtaattgggtgactataaagatgctctacaggtatctccgaacgtgttcgttgagttagtatggatcgagactgggatttgtcactccgtgtgacggagaggtatctcggggcccactcggtaatacaacatcacacacaagccttgcaagcaatgtaacttaatgtaagttgcaggatcttgtattacggaacgagtaaagagacttgccggtaaacgagattgaaataggtatgcggatactgacgatcgaatctcgggcaagtaacataccgaaggacaaagggaatgacatacgggattatatgaatccttggcattgaggttcaaacgataagatcttcgtagaatatgtaggatccaatatgggcatccaggtcccgccattggatattgaccgaggagtctctcgggtcatgtctacatagttctcgaacccgcagggtctgcacacttaaggttcgacgttgttttatgcgtatttgagttatatggttggttaccgaatgttgttcggagtcccggatgagatcacggacgttacgagggtttccggaatggtccggaaacgaagattgatatataggatgacctcatttgattaccggaaggttttcggagttaccgggaatgtaccgggaatgacgaatgattttcgggagttcaccgggggggggggggggggcaacccaccccggggaagcccataggccattagggtggcgcatcagcccttagtgggctggtgggacagccaaaagggccctatgcaccatacaaagaaaaatcaaagagaaaaaaaagggaggtgggaaggaagggaaggactcccacccaccaaaccaagtccaactcggtttgggggggcgagccttccccccttggctcggccgactcccttgggagtccttggaccccaaggcaagtctcccccctcctcctcctatatatagtggggttttagagctgatttgagacaactttgccacggcagcccgaccacatatctccacggttttacctctagatcgcgtttctgcggagctcgggcggagccctgctgagacaagatcatcaccaacctccggagcgtcgtcacgctgccggagaactcttctacctctccgtctctcttgctggatcaagaaggccgagatcatcgtcgagctgtacgtgtgctgaacgcggaggtgccgtccgttcggcactagatcgtgggactgatcgcgggacggttcgcggggcggatcgagggacgtcaggacgttccactacatcaaccgcgttcactaacgattctgctgtacgatctacaagggtacgtagatcactcatcccctctcgtagatggacatcaccatgataggtcttcgtgcgcgtaggaaattttttgtttcgcatgcgacgttccccaacagtggcatcatgagctaggttcatgcgtagatgtcttctcgagtagaacacaaaagtttttgtgggcggtgatgtgcgttttgctgccctccttagtcttttcttgattccgcggtattgttggatcgaagcggctcggatcgacattactcgtacgcttacgagagactggtttcatcg
This region includes:
- the LOC123400101 gene encoding wax ester synthase/diacylglycerol acyltransferase 4-like, whose protein sequence is MDDDGRFPGGYGGEEPVTPTGRLMEAIYIVVTIGLGSPVNLPVFSAGVAAELARFPRFRSIQVTDGDGSKDDNNPRWARRAVTVEDHMIVPTLDPAAVKADPDRAVEDLLEICPRGNNKLVIIIFLSS